Genomic window (Pirellulaceae bacterium):
TTGCCGATGGCCTCAATATCCCGATGGGGCTTTGTCCCTACAAGAATGGTGTCATCGCTTACAGCATTCCCAACATTTATTATTTCGAGGATACCGATGGCGACGACAAAGCCGACCAACGTCACATCCTTTACGGCCCGTTGGGCGAACCACGAGACACACATGGGATGCAAAATGCGTTTCGTCGCGGCTTCGATGGGTGGCTCTATATCAATCATGGTTTTTCGAACACGTCGACAATCCAAGCCAGCGACGGAAGTTCGATTTCGTTAAACAGCGGAAACACTTATCGAATTCGAGTTGATGGTACGACCGTCGAGCAATACAGCTGGGGTCAGGTGAATCCGTTTGGCAGCACTTGGACCTCCGAGGGCGACTTAATCACAACCGATTGTCACAGCAAACCACTCACGTTACTGATGCGTGACGGATACTATTCAAGTTTTGGCAAGCCACATGACGGACTTGGTTATGCCCCTGAGTTGACTCAACATCATCACGGGTCAACCGGTTTGGCTGGCGCTGCTTACAGTAGTCAAATCGCTTTCCCAAAGCAGTTTCAACAAAGCCTCTTCTTGGGCAATGTGGTCACGAGCCGCATCCATCGAGATACGATCGCCTACACGGGATCCTCGCCTCGCGCAGTCGAACAATCTGATTTCATTACAACGGACGACCCATGGTTTCGCCCTGTGGATGTTCGGTTTGGTCCGGATGGGGCTCTCTACATTGCCGATTTCTACAATCGCATTATTGGTCACTATGAAGTCCCCCTGGATCATGCGGGGCGCGACCGTCACCGTGGTCGGATCTGGCGTGTGGTCTATCGAGGCAACGGCTCATCGGCCCCAACGATCGCCCCTCGCCTCGACCAAGCCTCCGCAGCTAAACTCGTCCAGTCGCTCGGTAATGCCAATCTGACCGTCCGCATGTTGGCGATGGATCAATTAACAGATCGAATCGGGAACGAATCGGTACCCGCGTTACGACAAGCAGTCACCAACTCCGAATCGCCAATTCTTGCATCCCATGCTGCCTGGACGTTGATGCGACTGAATGCACTTTCAGATGGAGAACTGGTTGCCCTCCTGAACGCCACGGATCGCCATCGCCGCATTCACGGCTTGAAAATTCTCGCTGAATCAGACAATTCATCGACTGCCTTGTTAGCTTGCCTAATCGACGGACTTACGGACCAAGATCCTCGTTTACGCCGCACTGCAGCCGAAACGGCAGCTCAGCGCGTGGATCTTTCCGTCACCCAAGAGCTCTTAGATCAATTGACCACCATGCAGGAGAATTCGAAAGACGATGTTTTTCTACAGCATGCACTGAAGATTGCTTTACGAAATCAACTCCGCTCAAAAGCCAATTTCCAAAAGCTACAAGAATTGACGTTGTCACCCCAGGACCAGAAGACAGTGATCGATGTTGCGTTAGCGATTCCAACAACGCACGCGGCAGCTGCCATTCTGGACCATCTAAGACAAAGTCCGCAATCACTCAAACCCGAGTATTTGGCACATGTCACGCGGCACCTACCGATCAATCGCTCAACTGAGCTCGTTGGTTTAATTCAAAATCAGGACAACCTCGATATTAGCCTCCAAGCTAATCTCTTCCAGGCCGTTCAAGGGGCGATTGAACAACGAGGCGAAATACGTCCCGCCGCCGTGAATGTGTGGGGACAAGAACTCGCCAAGCAGCTCCTGAACTCCACCAACGACGGACCATCCACCTGGCAATCTGTCGGCAAAGATCACCCTTGGAACTTGGAGCCACGCACCTCTGCCAATGGAACACAGCAAATTTTTTTGAGCAGCCTTCCCGGCGGCGAAACGAAGAGAGGCGTATTGCGATCCAACCAATTCAGGCTACCAGCCAAGCTTACGTTTGAAATCTGTGGCCACCGCGGCCCACCCAACCAACCGGCCAGTGATAAAAATCTTGTCCGACTCGTGACCTTGGACGACAGCCAGACAATCCGCCTAGCTTATCCACCTCGTAACGATGCGGCACAGAGAATCGAATGGGAGCTTGCCGAGCACAAGGGAAAGCTCGCCGTTCTCGAGATCGTCGATGGACTCAACGTGAAAGCTTTTGCTTGGCTGGCAATTGCCAATATTGATCCGCCATTGATTTCAATTCCAGTCGTCGCTCCCCTCCAACAGGCCGAGCGAAAAATTGCTGCCGTCAAGATCGCCGAACAACTTCAACTCACTCAACTTGCGGATGAGCTTCGCCAACTGGTGGTTGAGCGAAATACTTGGCCCGTAAGAGCGGCGGCTGCCCGTGCACTCGCCAAAATGCCGGCCTCCATCTCAGCCTCATTCCTGATTCCTCTGCTCGATGAAGACACCGTTTCGTCGCCAATTCGCGAGCAAATTTGCACAATCCTAACCGAAGACGATTCAACAAACGAATTGCTCAAGAGTTTGTTTCGACGTTTGCCATTGCGACATCAGCTGACTGCCGCCCAACAAATGGCCTTAAATTCAGAAAATGCTACGCAGCTACTGTCGATGATCGATGGCGGTGTGGCATCCCGACAACTGCTTCAAAACCCCACAGTCCACGAGCGCATGGCAGCTACGGTCGATCCAGAAGATCAAGCTCGCATCGAAGCGATGCTGAACGATTTGCCGCCCGCCAATGAGCAAATACAAGCAACGGTCACTGAACAATTGCAAGCGATGGCAAACCGTCGTGGATCAGCCGCCAACGGAAAAGTCATTTTCAACAAGCAGTGTGCCAGTTGCCATCAAGTAAATGGCCAAGGCACGCTCGTCGGCCCACAGCTAGATGGGATCGGAAGTCGTGGCCGCGAGCGACTTGTAGAAGACGTGCTCGCTCCACACCGAAATGTAGATGTCGCCTTCAAAACAACGATCATTACACTCGTTGATGGGCGCATTATTTCTGGATTAGTCAGAAGAACAGAGGGTGAGACACTGGTCTTAGTCGATCAAAAGGGAAAAGAATTCACAGTCGCCACATCAAACATTGAAGAACAACAAGGTTCTCGAACATCGCTGATGCCGGACAACTTTTCGACCACCCTGGATTTGGCGACACGAACAGACTTGTTTTCCTATCTCGAATCACTCAAAAAACAGTAGCACGCCGACAACCCACTCGACCTAGCAAACAACCGGCAAACTCATTTCAATTCCCAGCGAAAAAGCGGGTAGAATTTTCTGAGTCACTGTGTAGCCGGCCATGAACAACAACAAGACAAAGCCAACGCAAGCAGCGAAATTCGTCAACAGTGAATTGCGTTCTTCTCCCATCACATCCCTACGGCTCGTCAACAACCACAGCGCGAGAGCCAAAACGGGTGACGCCACGACTGTGGCAGCTTGGGCCGCAATGATTGCCGGGTAAACATCGATCTCAAGCAGAACGACCCCCAAAGCCATTAACATACCCACAGTAAGAATCAGGGCTGTGAAGATTCGGGGCCAAACATCTTCGGGGCGACTTCCCAAGCCGAGACCATCTGACAAGATGAATCCTCCGATGAGGGAGTTAACGAGAAAAGAAGAATAAGCGGCTGAAAAAAGACCAACACAAAACAAAAACGTGCCAGTCTCACCAAACAAAGGACGTAGCCCCAAGGCAACCTGCTGCACATTATCGAGACTTTTTCCATGAAACACCGCAGCTGCTGTCGCGATTAGCATCAGCGTAATCGCTGCCATTATCACGGCGCCAACGCGAACATCGATGACACCATCTTGAAGCTCATTTCGTGTCCATCCCTTCTGCTTGACAAGATAGGCCTGATAGAAGGCCCCGGAAATGACAAATGTGGTACCAATCAACCCCAGTACGGCGAGATCCAATTCACCCCGACGAGGAACCATCCCTGCCGCCATTTGCTCAACGTCGGGTTGAGCTGCGATAAGATTCACCGCAAAAGCCAGCAACATAAGACCCACCAGGCAGGTCATCAGTTTTTCCAAGACCTGATACAAATTTCGCAGGCTGAACAAAAAGAGGATGGTTAGCAAATTAAAAATGACAATCGTGTACTCAAAGTCAAAGTAGATTTGAAACGCTGAGTAAACGCCCAGGTTATTGCCAAACTGAAAACTGGCAGAAATAAAGAACACCGACAAACCAACAAAGGCAGCAGCAATCCGACCCAATCGAGCGGCAATCAAGCTACCTGGCGATTCCTCTGCGACAACACCCAATCGCGCACCCAACCGCATGAAAAACGCCATAAACAGGACGGCAACCACAACCACCCACAACATCGAATAGCCACGGTTCGCACCCACTTGCGAGCTCGTCAGAATGCTTCCCGGACCAATGACGACGCAAGCCGTGATCAAACCCGGTCCGAGTCGGCGATACCATCTCGCGCGCGACGAGACCATTCGTGCTTTCGAAGCCTGTTTGTTTGTCGATTCCTGATTCATCGCCCACTCACATCCAGCAACACGGAAGAAAAGAGCGCCAAAGCGTGCATCCAAGCTGCAATCTGAAAAACTGGACAATCCGAAAACTCACCGCGGACGCATTATCGTCCGATTGAGAGGTCAAATCAATCGGGTGATAATCGCTGAACAAACCGACGCTCAGTTCTACACTTGGCAACTTCCGATTGACCTCGATACTCTGCTTAAGTTGGTCACCGTCTAGCACGCTGGCGTGACACCCGACATGGCTTTGTCCTGACGTCACGCCTGACAAACGAGTCGCCCAAAAAATGTCACCGCAAAGAAACAACATGAAACGGCTAGTTCCAAAACATCAGACATCCACAACCGACGCACCTCGGAACAGCGACGTTTCGCCGACAGGATGTCAGTTCCGCCATTGACTCTCACGGTACCGACACTCGATGTCAATCATGAACTTATGAAACGACAAAAAGATGGTTTTTACTCACTCAATCTTACAGCCAACTCGTAGCGTGCATTGATGAGAAACAAACTGTTTCCAAATGTTAATGCGGTTTTGACGAATCAATCTGCTTATCAGATGTTGTTCTTCTACCGTCAGCGATGATTAACGAAAACGACACGATTCCGTTCCGAAAGCCGACACCCGTGTGCTAGGATGAGTAGGCTTTTCCTGAAACATGAGCCAAACAGCGACTCTATTCTGACAAGATCGTCGTCCAGCCGCTCAGCTATTTCGATTGACTAGCGAACTTCGCAACAACAACTTGGATCGAATTCAGGCAAGGAAGGTTGAGGAAATTTTGCTTTCCAAGCCGCATTCGACACAGTTGATACCGAACCCAACAATTCCGCGAAAATTTTCGGTAAAACACAGCAACAAGATGAACACCTTACCCCGCAAGATTTGCGGAATCGCAATCATCGCATTATTCGCACATCCGGCAGCGAGTGCTGAACCGACGTCGACAAAGCCAGCTCGCAAGCTTGTGAAGTTACCTGGCATTGTGATCGACTTTGAGCAACGCTGTGTGGATCTTGAAGCAACTATTTGTCTCGAAAATGGATTGCTTGAACTGATCGCTTGTACGAAGGGCAGTAAGGAGCACGAATCGATTGTGACAGTAGCTGCTCGAGCCATGCACATCCATACGGCATTGCTTGCGATCGGAGCCAACAACGGTCATCCTGCGATGCGAAAGCTAATGGGCGAACAGGAAAAACGCTGGGTCCATATCCCGCCAAGTGGTGATCTGATCGAGGTATTTTTGGTGGTCACGAACAAGGACGGCGTATCGATCGATCGACCGATCAACGATTTCGTTGTCCGATCCAATCAGCGAATTGATGAGGTAGATGGAACTGTCATCGTTGCCACTGGGGAGACGACCGATCACAAAAACGACAACTCGGATCGATTGCCTTCGACGTTTCTGTTCGCCGGGTCCCAGCTGAAAGGGAAAGGTTCCGGACCACGGCAATATTTAGCAGACACGAGCGGCAATCTGATTTCGATTGCCACATTTGGAGACGAGCTCCTCTGCCTCCCGTTCCATCAGACTCGGGACAATGACGCATTGATGTGGCGAATCAAACCAGACAGCTTGCCAAAATTTGGGACGAAAGTCACGCTTCGCTTACGACCTCAGAGAAATCAAAGAATCGGATCCGACGAATGACAGTTCGATCTACGCTGATTACGATCATGCTGCTGATTGGCATTGGTTCCGCAGCGGGTGAATCGTTTTACGAAAGACCGGCAATTTTCTCGACCCGCCCAAACGAGACGAAGTCGCTT
Coding sequences:
- a CDS encoding c-type cytochrome, encoding MNFILLTSSLLAITAPPEAFQAQVRKTEPLTAHEQQTTFHLPEGFEIQLFAAEPDIQKPMNLAFDARGRLWLSGSVEYPYAAKDHSGRDAIKVLEDTNGDGTADKITTFADGLNIPMGLCPYKNGVIAYSIPNIYYFEDTDGDDKADQRHILYGPLGEPRDTHGMQNAFRRGFDGWLYINHGFSNTSTIQASDGSSISLNSGNTYRIRVDGTTVEQYSWGQVNPFGSTWTSEGDLITTDCHSKPLTLLMRDGYYSSFGKPHDGLGYAPELTQHHHGSTGLAGAAYSSQIAFPKQFQQSLFLGNVVTSRIHRDTIAYTGSSPRAVEQSDFITTDDPWFRPVDVRFGPDGALYIADFYNRIIGHYEVPLDHAGRDRHRGRIWRVVYRGNGSSAPTIAPRLDQASAAKLVQSLGNANLTVRMLAMDQLTDRIGNESVPALRQAVTNSESPILASHAAWTLMRLNALSDGELVALLNATDRHRRIHGLKILAESDNSSTALLACLIDGLTDQDPRLRRTAAETAAQRVDLSVTQELLDQLTTMQENSKDDVFLQHALKIALRNQLRSKANFQKLQELTLSPQDQKTVIDVALAIPTTHAAAAILDHLRQSPQSLKPEYLAHVTRHLPINRSTELVGLIQNQDNLDISLQANLFQAVQGAIEQRGEIRPAAVNVWGQELAKQLLNSTNDGPSTWQSVGKDHPWNLEPRTSANGTQQIFLSSLPGGETKRGVLRSNQFRLPAKLTFEICGHRGPPNQPASDKNLVRLVTLDDSQTIRLAYPPRNDAAQRIEWELAEHKGKLAVLEIVDGLNVKAFAWLAIANIDPPLISIPVVAPLQQAERKIAAVKIAEQLQLTQLADELRQLVVERNTWPVRAAAARALAKMPASISASFLIPLLDEDTVSSPIREQICTILTEDDSTNELLKSLFRRLPLRHQLTAAQQMALNSENATQLLSMIDGGVASRQLLQNPTVHERMAATVDPEDQARIEAMLNDLPPANEQIQATVTEQLQAMANRRGSAANGKVIFNKQCASCHQVNGQGTLVGPQLDGIGSRGRERLVEDVLAPHRNVDVAFKTTIITLVDGRIISGLVRRTEGETLVLVDQKGKEFTVATSNIEEQQGSRTSLMPDNFSTTLDLATRTDLFSYLESLKKQ
- a CDS encoding Nramp family divalent metal transporter, which gives rise to MNQESTNKQASKARMVSSRARWYRRLGPGLITACVVIGPGSILTSSQVGANRGYSMLWVVVVAVLFMAFFMRLGARLGVVAEESPGSLIAARLGRIAAAFVGLSVFFISASFQFGNNLGVYSAFQIYFDFEYTIVIFNLLTILFLFSLRNLYQVLEKLMTCLVGLMLLAFAVNLIAAQPDVEQMAAGMVPRRGELDLAVLGLIGTTFVISGAFYQAYLVKQKGWTRNELQDGVIDVRVGAVIMAAITLMLIATAAAVFHGKSLDNVQQVALGLRPLFGETGTFLFCVGLFSAAYSSFLVNSLIGGFILSDGLGLGSRPEDVWPRIFTALILTVGMLMALGVVLLEIDVYPAIIAAQAATVVASPVLALALWLLTSRRDVMGEERNSLLTNFAACVGFVLLLFMAGYTVTQKILPAFSLGIEMSLPVVC
- a CDS encoding YdjY domain-containing protein, translating into MNTLPRKICGIAIIALFAHPAASAEPTSTKPARKLVKLPGIVIDFEQRCVDLEATICLENGLLELIACTKGSKEHESIVTVAARAMHIHTALLAIGANNGHPAMRKLMGEQEKRWVHIPPSGDLIEVFLVVTNKDGVSIDRPINDFVVRSNQRIDEVDGTVIVATGETTDHKNDNSDRLPSTFLFAGSQLKGKGSGPRQYLADTSGNLISIATFGDELLCLPFHQTRDNDALMWRIKPDSLPKFGTKVTLRLRPQRNQRIGSDE